A single window of Deltaproteobacteria bacterium DNA harbors:
- a CDS encoding ATP-binding protein translates to ILVEVKYRDESLSRSLKYYQDQLKAPFAFQVVLDADFVDADCFARPGPPTVVPGRTFLSQLL, encoded by the coding sequence ATACTCGTAGAAGTGAAGTACCGCGACGAATCCTTGAGCCGATCGCTCAAGTACTACCAGGATCAACTCAAGGCCCCGTTCGCGTTTCAGGTGGTTCTTGATGCCGACTTCGTCGATGCCGACTGCTTCGCAAGGCCTGGGCCACCCACGGTCGTGCCGGGTAGAACCTT